One Alligator mississippiensis isolate rAllMis1 chromosome 1, rAllMis1, whole genome shotgun sequence genomic window carries:
- the LOC132248625 gene encoding maestro heat-like repeat family member 5, with translation MAPGQEKDRKKPEEEEQGGHHQAEAAKTKGRWWHCLVGWRRRAPPAATEEQGEEPVRPRWRWPRIQLGRKGPALPETQAQPPRSSSPSPKHSSQDPSPEAQPKATPHVAWEEKPGSPGQELHRPCFKLGSSSSREDSDSSQEAVGLQQHAATTRDTVLPFYKAEEEQREDFTYLEEAALSVILRHLQSTDQTVNEGLTFLRAVPTLCLATMERGEDSLEPPCCKAALVERIVVLIDKLSQCEEEPSTILPYSMAVVCILSKLKPALEPALESRLLYTTLHKTFLMATGHNSQHIQGMQRISVEYLEATLRCLLATAPSLARLQFIGQHLTLWLQVEDERDRATAMKITTSLLCFAVSLLPQFEDSPKVPLVGDLVALLGLCISDPVEEISRQAKEGLSHLYKILLHQKGQDIQEAQELWPISQHQPRRILLYIDLATMGEAFRKILSEDQRRAFAQRALLGIHHITLHVSQAGVVLLYAILGQAGHLTGAEEKEIPVRVLRKLLILKCFHQLPKELQRHSHLESASRIPSSPQQPHPS, from the exons ATGGCCCCAGGACAGGAGAAGGACAGGAAGAAgcctgaggaggaggagcagggcggCCACCACCAGGCAGAGGCTGCAAAAACGAAAGGCCGATGGTGGCACTGTCTCGTGGGCTGGAGAAGAagggcacctccagcagccacggaagagcagggagaggagccagtCAGGCCCCGATGGAGGTGGCCCAGGATACAGCTGGGTAGGAagggcccagcactgccagagacccaggcacagcccccgcgcagctccagccccagccccaaacacaGCAGCCAGGACCCCAGCCCTGAAGCCCAGCCGAAGGCCACTCCACATGTGGCTTGGGAGGAGAAGCCaggctccccagggcaggagctgcacaggccctgcttcaagctgggctccagctcctccagggaggACAGCGACAgctcccaggaggctgtgggcctccagcaacatgctgccaccaccagag ataCAGTCCTGCCCTTCTACAAGGCAGAGGAAGAGCAGAGGGAGGACTTCACCTACCTGGAGGAAGCCGCCCTCTCAGTCATCCTACGGCACCTCCAGAGCACGGACCAG ACTGTGAATGAGGGGCTCACTTTCCTCCGTGCCGTCCCCACGCTGTGCCTGGCTACAATGGAGAGGGGCGAGGACAGCCTGGAGCCGCCCTGCTGCAAAGCGGCACTTGTGGAGAGGATTGTG GTGCTGATTGACAAGCTGTCCCAGTGtgaagaagagcccagcaccatcctTCCTTACAGCATGGCTGTTGTTTGCATCCTCAG CAAactgaagccagccctggagccagccctggAATCGCGCCTCCTCTACACCACCCTCCACAAGACCTTCCTGATGGCCACAGGGCACAACAGCCAGCACATCCAG GGCATGCAGCGGATCAGCGTGGAGTACCTGGAGGCCACGCTGAGGTGCCTGCTGGcaactgcccccagcctggccaggctgcagttcatCGGGCAG CACTTGACCTTGTGGCTCCAGGTGGAAGATGagagggacagagccacggcCATGAAGATCACCACCAGCCTGCTCTGCTTTGCagtctccctcctcccacagttTGAG GACTCGCCCAAGGTGCCCCtggtgggtgacctggtggccctgctgggTCTGTGCATCAGCGACCCAGTGGAGGAGATCAGCCGCCAGGCCAAAGAGGGCCTCTCCCACCTCTACAAGATCTTGCTGCATCAGAAGG GGCAAGACATCCAAGAGGCACAGGAGCTGTGGCCAATCAGCCAGCACCAGCCCCGCCGAATCCTTCTCTACATCGATCTGGCCACAATGGGAGAG GCGTTCAGGAAGATCCTCTCCGAAGACCAGAGGAGAGCGTTTGCACAGAGGGCGCTGCTGGGGATCCACCACATCACGCTGCACGTGAGCCAGGCCGGGGTGGTTCTGCTCTATGCCATCCTGGGACAAGCTGGCCACCTGACgggggcagag GAGAAGGAAATTCCCGTCAGGGTACTGAGGAAGCTCCTGATCCTGAAATGCTTCCATCAGCTgcccaaagagctgcagaggcacagtCATCTGGAGAGTGCCTCAAGGATCCCCTCCTCTCCGCAGCAGCCCCATCCATCCTGA